The genome window TAATGCTCAAAGGTACTAGCATACATTATCCTCATATCTTACGTATATTAATTACACGTTGTACATTTACCATAAATAATATTGGTACATATTTTCATACTTAACCAAAAAGATTGAGAGTGATCCCAGACCCTCAAGGGGCTTTGGCCCAGATTTTGACTGTATGCATTAGCCTTGTTCAAGCGGTTTCAGTTCTAGCCGCACCAGTCACTTCTCAGACCGGgagaggtactcagactcctgcCACCCATACCCCAGAGCAGGTAGCTCAGGGACTCCAAACAatgggggtactaccagcccagcagGTTGCTGCTACTGGGGCCGAGGTTGgcccacctatgagtgatgaggagcagaagagactagagaggtttgggaggcttaagcctccagagTTCAGCGGGGAGGAGTTAGAGAATGCCCAGGATTTCCTAGATCGGTGTCAGCAGATTCTTCGCACAGCGGGTATTTCGGAGACTAGTGGAGTAGCATTTACCACTTTTCAGCTGACTGGGGAAGCCTACCGATGGTGGCAGTTCTATGAGTTGAGCGGGCTAGTTCGCGCACGgtcactttcatggcatgagttctccattctctttttcGAGAAGTTTGTCCCACAGACTCGCATGGAGGAGCTGCGTAGAGATTTTGAGCAGTTACGCCAGGGAGATATGActatgacccagtatgagatgagattcatATATTTGGCATGTCATgatatatggttggttcccacaaaaAGAGGgtggatcaggaggttcattgatggcctcaactatggcccACGTTACAGTTTGGCCCGAGAGGCCGAGACGGATgttaggtttgaccaggtggtcgagATTTCTAGGCGCTTGGAGTTTGTTCGCAGGCTTGAGCACGAAGAGCGGGAGGGCAAGAGGACCCGTagttttggtggtttcagtggtacctCATCTGTAGCTCAGTCACATCACAGCAGAGGTCGTCCTTActggcccgctcagatggctcgtccggtTTATCGTGCTGCATTAGCtagtcatggttcatacagtgctcgtccgCATCAGTCATCTTTCAGTGCCCTCCTAGAGCAGAGTTCATCATGTGCTCTATCAGTTCAGGGTTTGTCAGTACCGGGTTCTTccagtggttattctagttctcAGGGTCCGATGCAGGCCCCACCGCCATTTCCGGCTCGAGGTTGTTATGTTTGTGAAGAGTTGGAGCATATGAGGAAGTATTGCCCCCGTGGCTACAGAGGTCCAGTGCAGTAGGGAGGCCAGTCTATGACCcctgcaccagttgctacaccacccactcagccagctcggggtagagGTCGTACAGGGTCGAGGTCATCCCAGCGGGGGAAGGTCAgacaggtggtggtcaggctcgatgctatgcttttcccgcCAGGCCAAAGGTAGTTtcttcagatgtagtgatcacaggtattgtttcagtgtgccacatagatgcttctatattatttgatcctggttccacttattcatatgtatcatcgtactttgctcgttatttggatatgccccgtgattccttAGTTACGCTTGTTCATGTATCCACACCGGTGGGGTGATTCTATTactgtggaccatgtatatcggtcatgtgtggtgattattgggggattggagacgagAGTCGATCTTTtactacttagtatggttgattttgacgtgattttaggcatggattggttgtcaacatgtcatgctattttggattgtcactCTAAGACTATGACATTGGCGATGCGGGGATTGCCTAGGGTTGAGCGGATACGTTTtctggactatgttcccagtagattgattttatttttgaaggcccaacggatggttgggaagggatgtctggcatatttggcctttgtgagggatgttagtgctgatactcctaccattgagtccgtaccggtagtgagagacaTTCCGAATGTGTTCCCTTTAgacttgtcgggcatgccacccgacagggacattgattttggtattgacttggtgctgggcactcagcctatctctattccactgtatcgtatggcaccatcagagttgaaggaactgaaagaacaacttcaggagctacttgataagggattcattaggcctactatgccgccttggggtgcaccggttctatttgtgaagaagaatgatggtactatatggatgtgcattgattataggcagttgaacaaagttacaattaagaacaagtacccactaccgcgcattgatgacttatttgaccagcttcagggtgctagaatgttctctaagattgatttgaggtctgggtaccaccagttgaagattcaggattctgaTATTCTggagacggcattcaggacccgctatggtcactacgagtcccttgtaatgtcttttgggctgaccaatgccccagtagcatttatgcaactgatgaacagtgtattccagctaTACCTTGATttttttgtcatagtattcattgatgatatactagTGTACTCTAgcagccaggaggatcatgagcaacatctaAGGACTGTACTTCAgacgttgagggagaagaagctttatactaataattctccaagtgtgaattttggcttgactctatggcgttcttggggcacgtggtgtctaatgagggtatcaaggtagatccgaagaagattgaagcagttcagagttggcccagatcgtcttcagctactaagatttggagttttcttggcttggccgaaTATTATCAttgattcgtagagggtttctcgtccattgctgcatctttgactagattgacctagaagggtgccccattcaggtggccTGAtaagtatgaggagagctttcagaaactcaagactgccttgaccacaactccagttctagtttttccttcagcatcgggttcacatacggtttattgtgatgcttctcagattggtattgggtgtttCTTGATGCAAGAAAGTAGGGTGATTACTTATGTTTCACgctagttgaagccccacgagaagaactaccctattcatgatttagagttggcagccattattcatgcattgaagatttggaggcattatctctacggcatgtcttgtaaggtatttacagatcatcggagtccacaacacttgtttaagtagaaggatctaaatttaagGCAAcggagatagttggagttgttaaaagattatgatatcaccattttgtatcattccGGGAAGGCGAATGTGgtagtcgatgccttgagtagaaaggcggtgagtatggtagccttgcatatattccagttggtgagagatcgctagcatcagatgttcaggccttggccaatcagtttgtgaggttagatgtttcgaatCCTAAtcaggttctagcttgtatagtttctcggtcttctttgtatgagagcatcagagagtgtcagtatgacgacccccatttgcttgtccttaaggacacagtgcagcacggtgatgccaaggagatttcttttggagatgatggggtgttgcggatgcagagtcggatttgtgtgcccaatgttgatgggttgcgtgagttgattcttgaggaggtccacagtttgcggtattccattcatccgggtgctgcgaaaatgtatcaggacttgaggaagtactattggtggaggagaataaagaaagatatggtggagtatgtggctcggtgcttgaactatcagcaggtaaagtacgagcatcagaggtcgggtggtttgcttcagagacttgaaattcccgagtggaaatgggagcgtttTACCATGGACTTTAtttttgggctcccacggactttgaagaaatttgatgcagtttgggtaattgtggattggttgactaagtccgcacatttcattccagttgtgactacctattctttagagcggttagctgagatctatatccgcgagattgttcgtcttcacggtatgccggtgtccattattttagatcggggcacgcagttcacatcgcagttttggagagcaatgcagcgagagttaggcacacgggttgagttgagtacaacattccacccccaaacggacggacagtccaagcgcaccattcagattttggaggatatgctacgcgcttgtgttatggattttgagggttcttgggatcagtttttaccGCTtgcagaatttgcctacaataacagctactaatcgagtattcagatggctccttatgaggccttatatggaggCGGTGTCGTTCCTAGTTGGTTTGTTTGAGcctggagaggctaggttgttgggtactgatttggttcaggatgccttggaaaaggtcaagttaATTCAGGATCGTCTTCGCACGGCATAGTCTAGATAAAAGAGTTACGCcaatcgaaaggttcgtgatgttgcatatatggtgggagagaaggtgtTGCTCAGAGTATCGCCCATAAAGGATGTGATTTGGTTCGTggagaagggaaagttgagccctcggtatattggcccttttaaggtgcttgagaggattggagatggcctacaagcttgcattgcctcctagtctattgGGTGTTCACCCactgtttcatgtttccatgcttcggaagtattatggtgatctgtcacatgttttggatttcagcacggttcagttagacggggatttgacttatgatatggagtcggtggccattttggatctgcatgtttgaaagttgagatcaaagaatatagcttcagtaaaaGTTCAATGGAGAGGCTAgctagtcgaggaggctacttgggagaccaagcgggagatgcggagcagatatccacgcctatttgagactccacgtatgattctagacccgttagatgatgaacatttgtttaagagggtgagaatgtgacgacccggccggtcattttgtgtattgtagccccgttttcccatttattGCTTCTTCTATATTTAATTATGGTAAGGTGACTTGTCGGGGCGGTTGGATTGGTTCTGGggaggtttcagagtgaattgggatacttagtcccaaggttgaaggtTTAGGTTGAAAGAGTTgtccggagtttgacttttatgtagacggcGCCAGAATGTAGTATTGATGGATCTGATAGCTTCATATggttggacttaggcgtattttcgaatattgattaggaggtccgtaggtcgttttgggcttgaattggcgaaagctggaaagttaaaggtttagaaggttgagaagtttggccGAGAGTTGATTTTGTTAATATCGAGTTCAGATTTTGGTTCcaaaaattgaaataggtctgttgtgtcatttatgacttgtttgcaaaatttgaggtcaatcgaagttggttaggtatgattcggcattagttttagaagttgaaagttcattaagctttaattggggtgtgattcgtgattttgatgttgtttgatgtgatttaaggcttcgactaagtttgtatcgtgttttaggacctTTAGGTATGTTTAGATGGGtctcggggacctcgggtgtgattcggatcattTCGGCTTCATTTTAGACTTGTTGGACTACTGAATATTGTTGTatttgatttccttatacgcgatcgcgaagagaagatcgcaattgcgaagggttGTTTGGTGGCCGTGGGaagttgttcatcgcgttcacgagtaTAGGGATGCGTTCACGAAGATTGAGGCAagttgttcatcgcattcgcgggGTATGGATTGCGACCGCGTAGCTTTAAGAAgtttggtcatcgcgttcgcgtttgactctttgcgttcgcgtttgACTCTTTTGGAGGGCAGCATAAGCAGATATTAAAATTCCAAATCGGGGGTTAGAGTATTAATtctatattttgagttgtagagcttggttttggataattttggaggggatttcacgtcttggatcggggtaagtatttttgacttggAATTAttaatatttcatgattccatctttgtttttagcatttaaatagtgaattaaagtgaagaaatggGGGATTTTTTGGAAAccattcaaaaattaaaaaaatagaggtttgaaggtcgatttgaggtcgaaattggatgattttgatatggttagactcgtaatcaAATGGGTATTCGAAATTTATGAATtgtatcgggttccgaggtgcggtcccggggttgactttttgattttgataatgatcgaaactttattgtttgaagttgtttcctacAGCATTACTTGTTGATATTgagttatttgtgactagattcgagtcgtttggaggccGGTACGCATgggaagggcttgttggagttgtGGTTTATGcgatttaaggtaagtaacacatctaaacttgGAGTTTAGGGTATTTAACC of Nicotiana tomentosiformis chromosome 7, ASM39032v3, whole genome shotgun sequence contains these proteins:
- the LOC138895910 gene encoding uncharacterized protein, whose translation is MGVLPAQQVAATGAEVGPPMSDEEQKRLERFGRLKPPEFSGEELENAQDFLDRCQQILRTAGISETSGVAFTTFQLTGEAYRWWQFYELSGLVRARSLSWHEFSILFFEKFVPQTRMEELRRDFEQLRQGDMTMTQYEMRFIYLACHDIWLVPTKRGWIRRFIDGLNYGPRYSLAREAETDVRFDQVVEISRRLEFVRRLEHEEREGKRTRSFGGFSGTSSVAQSHHSRGRPYWPAQMARPVYRAALASHGSYSARPHQSSFSALLEQSSSCALSVQGLSVPGSSSGYSSSQGPMQAPPPFPARGCYVCEELEHMRKYCPRGYRGPVQ